GGCGGAGACAGGGTCGAGTTCGTGAAGATCGGCTTCGATAGGGAGTGCCTGGTTCGGAAGCTGCATCGCCAGCGCAGCCTGGACGCGCGTCGCGTGCCCTGCAGAGACGAGGATGCCATCGACGCCGCCCTTGCCCAACGCAGGAACTGAGGCTTCCAGTTGATATTCGCCTGCTCCGAGTCCTGTAAAGCGATAGCTGCCGTTTTTACCGGTGACGCCGCGCAAGGTCGCGCCGGTCGTCACATTGCGCACGACGACGACGGCTTGCGCGAGCGGCGTGCTGTTCAAGTCTGTTAGTTTGCCGTCGAGCGTGCCAGTCGCGGCGGCTTCGGGGGACTTGGCCTGCGCGCCAGCAACAGTCAGAATGGTCGCAGCTAGCCAAAGAATTGCGGCTCGCGTTGGCTGGATTCTCCGGAAACCACTCTTGCTCTTCATCCCGTTGCGCTCCAAAGGCGACCGTTCGCCCGCGTTTCCGATGGCGAGGGGCCTGACTTAGAGCAAATCCGGGAAGAAAGTTACAGAATCTAAGTATTTCCGCACGGACCAGGGTAGCGGAAATACCGCGGAGCCAGTTCGGAGTGCGTGAGCGACCCGCTTTGAAAGTCGTGCTTTCCTGCGAGGTTCTTGGGTGTTACGAGCGAGTATAGTTGCATTCCGCTAGACTGGAAAGACAGGAAGTTGGATTTTGTACTTATGTTCATTGATGAAGCAAGAATTCTGGTCAAAGCCGGCGATGGCGGCAACGGTTGCGTTGCCTTCCGGCGGGAAAAGTTCGTGCCGCGCGGCGGTCCGTCGGGCGGCGATGGCGGACGAGGTGGCGATGTGGTTATGCAGTCCAGCCAACAGCACAATACGCTGATCCATTTTCGGTTCAACCCGGAGCACAAGGCGGGACGCGGGCGGCATGGAGAAGGCTCCAACTGCACGGGGAGCGACGGCGAGTCGATCACGCTGAAAGTTCCGGTAGGGACGAGCCTTTTCGACGCCGAGACAGGCGAGTTGGTACACGATTTTGCGTTGCCCGGCGAGAGTTTCGTGATCGCCAAGGGCGGCCGCGGAGGACGCGGTAACCAGCACTTTGCCACGCCTGTCCATCAGGCTCCGAGGGAGTCGGAACCGGGGAGGCTGGGCGAGGAACGCACCTATCGTCTGGAGCTGAAGCTGCTTGCGGATGTCGGTCTTGTCGGCTATCCGAACGCCGGAAAGTCGACACTGATCTCGCGCGTCTCGGCGGCCAAGCCCAAGATCGCCGATTACCCGTTTACGACGTTGCAGCCCAATCTGGGCGTGGTTACGGTGGGCGACGTTCCGAATGAAGAGAGTTATGTTGTTGCCGATATGCCCGGTCTCATTGAGGGCGCACATCTTGGCGCGGGGTTGGGAATTCAGTTTCTGCGGCATATCGAGCGGACGCGTGTACTCGTACACCTGATCGATGTTTCAGATAGCTCCGGGCGGCCGGACCCGATTGAGGACTTCAAGGTGATCTGCGCAGAGCTTGAGAACTTCGGGCACGGTTTGGCGGAAAAGCCGATGATTATGGTTGCATCGAAGGTTGATACCGCGAACCCCGAGAAGCTCAAAAAACTGACCGCGTCGGCCAAGCGGCGCAAGCTGGAGTTTCACGCGATTTCAGCGGTGACGGGACAGGGGATCGAGGATCTTAAGTGGTCGCTGGCCAAGCATGTTCGCGAAGCGCGGGATGTAGAGGCTCCAGAGCCTGTGTTTTAGTGTTTGATTGATTGAGCCGGTTGTGATTCGCGAATTCTCTGCATTCATGCTGAATTGGGAGCGACGGGGAGATTCTTTCCTGCTTTAGGCGAAGAAGTGGCGAATTTGAAGCTGTCCGCTCGGGGAGGGGGTGGGGGTACCCTGTTTTTTCCGCGTAAGTTGTTTTATATCATAAAGCTATAGTCTGAAAACATGTCGGAAAACGCCCCAAAAGTGGCAAAAAAGGACGAATTATGCGCATGAGAATTCCTTTCTTCGCAGATGGCGGCGTATGGGACAAGTGCTTTCTTTATTGTGCGCGTTGGGAGGGTAATTCTCCGCAAACGGGTTTCCGATGGTGTAACAGGTTCACTTAGGCTGAGGCGCACAAACCGGCCGGATTGAGCAGCTTCAACACCAAGCGGTCACTCGGTCGTACAATGATTTCGATCGGAGAGCGCGTGAGGAAACCTGAAGGCTATCGGCAGGCGGCTCTAGAGGAGTGCTTCTGCCTGCTCGTGCTGTGCCTTCCGTATTATCAGGCCCTCCTGTTTGCGGGGATAAGCGGGATGGTCTCCGTTCTCCTGCTCACATGTCTTCTACTTTTTGTGGTCGTGCAATCCCCAGAGATCTATCGCACGATTACTGGTCACCTCAAGGCGTTCCCGCTCTCATGGACTCCGCCACTCGGCCGCAGAGATCTTTGGATCTCGGTGCCTTCGCGCGTTGTGGTTCAAGGACCACGTCTCGCCCCTTCCTTTCAGCGGCCTCCGCCTATCTTTTCCTGATTCCAGTGGATTGCACGAGCATTGCGCGATTTTGATGGCGATGCATTCGTTTGTCTTTCAACTGTTTTCCGGGCCATCGTCCCGGAAGGAAAAGGTGTCCTTTGTCCGAAATTTTCAATCCCAATCTTCCGAATCAAAATTCCGGTGGTGGCGATGGCCGATCCATCCTGGTTCTCGCAATCCTGGCGTTCGTGATTCTGTGCAGTCTCCTATATTTCGTCAATTCCAAGCCCGGTACGCCAACACTATTGAACCAACTTGCTGCATCCAGCACGCAGGATGGGAGCATATCCAAGGCCGCAACCGCGCCGAATCAGTTTGGCTGGCTCACCGTGCTGGCCACGCCACTCTATTTGGCGTTGTGCCTGGTGCACGAACACTTAGTTAGTAATTGGGGCTGGGCAATCATCGTCCTCACGGTGATTTTCAATGCATTGATGCTATGGCCTCGGATGATGTCGATGGGGTCCTCGTTGAAAATGATGCGCGTCCAGCCCAAGGTCGATGCTCTGAAGAAGCGCTACGCGCATCTCAAGATGAACGATCCCAAGCGCGTTGAGATGAATGCGGAGCTGATGGCCCTCTACAAGGCCGAAGGCACGAATATGTACGGCGGCTGTCTGCCGATGCTGCTGCAAACACCGTTGCTTTTCGCCTACTTTCGTGTGCTGCAGAATGCGACTGAGTTGCGCCATGCCCATTGGTGTTGGCTGACAGACCTCTCCGCGCCCGACCCGCTGCACATCTTACCGATCCTCATCGTCTTGACGATGTTCCTTACGCAATTTATTACGCCTTCGCCCGGGATGGACCGTGCCCAACGACGGATGCTGGCTTTTGTCATACCGGTGATTATGGGATTTACGCTGTGGCATTACGCCTCAGGACTGGCGCTTTACTGGGCTACGGGCAACATCTTCAATTTAACGATTCAATTTGGGATCAATCGTACGAGGATGGGCAGGGAGATGCAGGCAATCAGCCCTCGTGCTAATGAAGGGGGATAGGGGATTTCGCAAAGGATCGTTTTCTGAGATGCAAAATGGCAGAGGCCTTTGTCTGCCATGTCGGAGAGAATAGAGCGGGCCTTCAGCCCTTGGTCTCTCTCTTTTCTTCGTTACCCAGGCCGATGGCCTGGGCTGATGACGCGCCGTTGACGCTAGGATTGCTTCAGCTCCTCATTGACGGATTGGATCTGCAGAACGGAAATGGGTTCGTGGCGCGGAAAAGCAGAAACGGATTTCCTACGGAAATGACAGAAAGAAAGGCCAGAGCAAATGCAAATTTATTAAGCCCCAAGTCTCGATGATGAGCCCCGGGGCTTTTGTATTTCGATTTGCTGAGGTTGGTACTTTGTTAGCGGCTGACCGCCGCTGGTTCTTCGACAGGGGCAAGCTCCGTCAGGGTTAGCGGGTAGTAGGCATTGCTGATGTACTGCTTGACCATGCGGTTGGTGTTGAAGAAGGAGCCGTTGTAGGCGACGGTGGTGCGCATCATGTTGCCCCATGCCTCGGGGGCTTCGCGATAGAGCGGAACTACGGATTTTTCGAGTTTTTCGTAGAGCGAGGTGGCTTCGGCTGCGTCGTCATCGCCGTCTTCAATGGCCCAGCCGGTGTAGCCTTCCAGGCAGCCCTCGATCCACCAGCCGTCGAGAATGGAGAGGCTTGGCACGCCGTTCAGCGCAGCCTTCATGCCGCTCGTTCCGGAGGCTTCGTAGGGGCGTTTGGGGGTGTTGACCCAGACGTCGACGCCGGCGGTGAGGAGCGCGCCGAGTTCCCAATCGTAATTTTCGAGGTAGACGACACGCAGATCTGAGCCTGAATACTTGTGCGCCTTCTCGATGACGCTGTGGATGAGCGCCTTGCCGGGCTCGTCCATCGGATGCGCCTTGCCGGAGTAGAGAATCTGCAATCCGCCGGCTGATTGCGCGATCTCGAGCAGGCGGTCGGGGTCGGTAAAG
This portion of the Acidicapsa acidisoli genome encodes:
- the obgE gene encoding GTPase ObgE produces the protein MFIDEARILVKAGDGGNGCVAFRREKFVPRGGPSGGDGGRGGDVVMQSSQQHNTLIHFRFNPEHKAGRGRHGEGSNCTGSDGESITLKVPVGTSLFDAETGELVHDFALPGESFVIAKGGRGGRGNQHFATPVHQAPRESEPGRLGEERTYRLELKLLADVGLVGYPNAGKSTLISRVSAAKPKIADYPFTTLQPNLGVVTVGDVPNEESYVVADMPGLIEGAHLGAGLGIQFLRHIERTRVLVHLIDVSDSSGRPDPIEDFKVICAELENFGHGLAEKPMIMVASKVDTANPEKLKKLTASAKRRKLEFHAISAVTGQGIEDLKWSLAKHVREARDVEAPEPVF
- a CDS encoding YidC/Oxa1 family membrane protein insertase, whose product is MSEIFNPNLPNQNSGGGDGRSILVLAILAFVILCSLLYFVNSKPGTPTLLNQLAASSTQDGSISKAATAPNQFGWLTVLATPLYLALCLVHEHLVSNWGWAIIVLTVIFNALMLWPRMMSMGSSLKMMRVQPKVDALKKRYAHLKMNDPKRVEMNAELMALYKAEGTNMYGGCLPMLLQTPLLFAYFRVLQNATELRHAHWCWLTDLSAPDPLHILPILIVLTMFLTQFITPSPGMDRAQRRMLAFVIPVIMGFTLWHYASGLALYWATGNIFNLTIQFGINRTRMGREMQAISPRANEGG